From Salvelinus namaycush isolate Seneca chromosome 2, SaNama_1.0, whole genome shotgun sequence, one genomic window encodes:
- the LOC120064101 gene encoding syntaxin-18-like — translation MAVDITLLFKASVKTVKTRNKAIGVGFDLPKDEIFKKSRPKHGFSLKAKEVISNITKLKDFLLQHRKDYVNAGSLISSDLTRMTDNERDQIDQDAQIFMRTCSEAIKQLRSEAEKQVIPTQIREHRGAVLDLIEKYLRGVCKLYSEQRAIRVKRVVDKKRLSRLEPEHHHSRAAVERSSPAEQNSEEKTAKEESSSSGSGERSVTEVPENNVSLWEEGQGRVEDELSPEEMQMFEQENQRLVSEMSNLVDEVRQIEGKVVEISRLQEIFAEKVLMQETDIDSIHQLVVGATENVKEGNEDIREAIKNNAGFRVWILFFLVMCSFSLLFLDWYDS, via the exons ATGGCTGTTGATATAACTTTACTGTTCAAAGCCAGTGTCAAAACGGTAAAAACCCGAAATAAAGCTATCGGAGTAGGGTTTGATTTGCCGAAAGATGAAATCTTCAAGAAGAGCAGACCCAAACATGGATTTTCTCTCAAGGCGAAGGAAGTG ATCTCCAACATCACCAAGCTGAAAGACTTCCTGCTGCAGCACAGGAAGGACTATGTGAATGCTGGAAG TCTCATCTCGTCAGACCTAACCCGGATGACAGACAATGAGCGAGACCAGATCGACCAGGATGCCCAGATCTTCATGAGAACCTGCTCTGAGGCCATCAAGCAGCTCCGctctgaag CTGAGAAGCAGGTCATACCGACACAGATCAGAGAGCACAGGGGGGCGGTCCTCGACCTCATCGAGAAATATTTGAGAG GAGTATGCAAGCTTTACTCCGAGCAGAGGGCTATACGAGTGAAGAGAGTGGTGGACAAGAAGAGACT GTCCAGACTAGAGCCAGAGCACCACCACAGTAGGGCGGCGGTAGAGAGAAGCTCACCGGCGGAGCAGAACAGCGAGGAGAAAACAGCTAAGGAggagagcagcagcagcggcagcggtg AGCGGAGCGTGACGGAGGTGCCGGAGAACAACGTGAGCCTGTGGGAGGAGGGCCAGGGCCGTGTGGAGGACGAGCTCTCGCCTGAGGAGATGCAGATG TTTGAACAAGAGAACCAGAGGCTGGTGAGTGAGATGAGCAACCTAGTAGATGAAGTTAG GCAAATCGAGGGCAAGGTCGTCGAGATCTCGCGACTCCAGGAGATCTTTGCGGAGAAGGTGCTAATGCAA GAAACTGATATCGACAGTATCCATCAGCTAGTTGTGGGAGCCACTGAAAACGTTAAAGAGGGAAACGAGGACATCCGAGAG GCCATCAAAAACAATGCTGGATTCCGTGTCTGGATCCTCTTCTTCCTTGTCATGTGCTCCTTCTCTCTGCTCTTCCTGGATTGGTACGACAGCTAA